One Argentina anserina chromosome 6, drPotAnse1.1, whole genome shotgun sequence genomic window, GTACACGTGAATACCACGTCTCGTAGCACAAAGCAACGATTTATGTCCCTATTATTCTCGCTGTCATCATTATACCACCACGCGCTTCCGTTTCACATGTCCTcatcccacgcgccgccgAGCACCTATCTAAGCATCTCCATGTTCAAATTCTCCCTGAAACATGTTTTGTTTGTATTCGTTTCAGTGTGTCAGGGGTCAGAAGACTCAGGACTGAGAGTTCATGCAAGTCTCTATTGGAAGTTAAATTATGCATGTGTAGACAATTGATTATCATCTAAACATTGGACCAACTAaacatatgtttttttttaataaatgtaATCCCATCCATAATCTATGTTGCCTCAACTAAACTCACAATATGATATGAGGATGGAGGAACTCATGTTGTAGAAAATACGcataaaacaaagcatttaGCCATTGCGGTTGCCAATTTTGTTTCTAGTTCCCTGATGGTGCTGCATCAGCTTACATGTCACACTAACATATCTTCAATTTTCTTTGTGGCATTAAATGATTTATGATATTTTCGTGTGAGAATAGTGTTACAGATATACGTATACATTGGCCGACTTGATATTGATTGTTGATAAAAATATAAGTGAATTAGCAAAATACTAATACGAGATAAATAATACAATACATAAAGTTGATTTTGACAACACCATgacattatcaatgagattTCGTTATGTGACATACCACCTAACTAACAAGACGAAACATGTTACTATGATATGCACTATACCAATGCAAGCAAATTCCCTCAAACACAACAAAATGTGATGTTAAAAGTGCGACATAACGACGGAGCGTGTTCAAACGCGCCACCGTCCCAGAGCTCTGTTCAGTTCAACAGCTAAACAAAGCAGCACCCTTTTCCTAATCCATCTCTCCACCCATTCtttacaaatcaaatccaCCTCCACAACACCAACTCACACACAATCATTCTGAttccagagagagagagagagagagagagagagagagagaggagttgAAATTACGAAAATGGAGCAGTGAATCAGGTGATAATGAGTTAATGACTTTACTGGAATCTTGTCTCGGTCAAAGGCCATTCCTCTTCTGCAACTGCTCTGTCAAAGCGTCCGTATATGTCCACTATCCCCCAGGATTTATCACGTCAAAAATCCACCATTAATCTCATAAtaacgtaaaaataaaataaaaatcaaacacATCGTGCCTGCACTTCCTTCACTTCCATGGAGGATGGCAGGTGATGGACCCACCTCCCCAAAACTGTTAttttactctctctctcttttctctctttctcattcCCTTAAATTCAAGCCAACCCAACAAATACAGAAGATAGACTCCAACCTTTCCCCTTTCCTCATTCTCTTTTTTCCGTTTCTATATTATTCACAACAACCCACATCCTTAAATATCTCATGAAACTGAAACTGGTTTCAATCCAATCTACCACTCTGCAGTTTGCAACTGGCGATTGTCTTCCATTAAGGATGTGAGAGAGAGCAAAGCAGCTTATTCTCTCTCAATTGagttcagtttttgttattgtTTCTCTGTTATTTTTGGCTTCTCTGCATCTCATGTGGGGCATGTCAGCTAAAGTATAGTgtattagagagagagagagagagagagagagagagagagagagcgaagCTTTTTCAAAGACCAAGCCTTTACATCAATACCCAGTTGCTCTTTTCTTTGCTTCATTAAGCTGTCACAGTCTTGAGGTTTGCTTTTTTTCTTCCCAACACTGTTGCTTCATATTCTGTTTGGTATGgtttgtgtgattttaatcTCTTTTGCTGGAAATAAGATTGGATTTTGGCCACTAAATAATTTTGGTCTGGTTTTGATAGTGAAACCAGCCTGCTTCTTTTGTCTGTTTCTCTTGTGGTGTGATGTGTTTTACAACCTGCATTTCTCTCCCAAAGTTTGGATTTTTATTTCCAGATGTGGTTTATGTTTTGCTCTCCGCTTCTGCTTAGATTGATGGGTTTTGTGCAGTGATGAATCAAGGCCTGGCTTTGCATACCAGATCAAATCAAAGTTGCAGGAGTCAGATTCTGAAGTATTTCTGAAGATAGGTAACTGGGTTTTGTCTCTCCTTCTGATTAGTCAATTGAGGCAAGAGATTACTTGGCTAGACTTGTCTGCTTTATTTTTGTGTGTGATATGTTCAAGTTTTGGTTTTTAGCTCAATTCTGAGTGTTTTTGTGTTGTGTTTGCTTTGGTTGAATAAGGGGGTCAATCACTTTGTGAGAATTGCTGAGATAAAGTCTTTGCCTTAAAAAAATGAGGGATTTCCCATCTTGTTTTGGTGAAAATGGGGTTCAAGTTGCTGATTCTTCTTCGTCGTCGAATCATCATCAGAATACTACTAGGACTGCCCAGAATTTGGTTACTTGTATCTATCAGTGTCGGTTGCGCAATCGGTCTTGCTTGATTACTGTCACATGGAGTAGGAATTTGATGGGTCAAGGTCTTAGTATTGGGATAGATGATTCCTCGAACCAGTGTCTTTGTAAGGTTGATATTAAACCTTGGTTGTTCTCCAAAAGAAGAGGGTCCAAGAGTTTGGAAGCCTATTCTAGtaagattgatatatattgggACTTTTCATCTGCAAAATTCGGATCCGGGCCTGAACCTGTTGATGGATATTATGTGGGAATTGTGGTGGACCGGCAGATGATTCTCCTTCTTGGAGATATGAAAAAGGAAGCTTTCAAAAAGACTAGTGCCAGCCCTGCATCGTTTAATGCTGGTTGCATTGCCAGGAGAGAGCACATTTTCGGGAAGAAAGTGTTCACTACAAAGGCTCGGTTTTGTAATGATGGTCAAGTTCATGATTTTGTGATTGAATGTGACACTGTTGGGATCACTGATCCGTGCCTTGTTGTTCGTGTAGACAGTAAGACGGTGATGCAGGTGAAGAGACTTCGGTGGAAGTTCCGGGGAAATCACACCATCTTGGTTGATGGGCTTGCAGTTGAAGTTTTCTGGGATGTGCACAATTGGTTCTTTGGTACATCACCTGGAAATGCTGTGTTTATGTTCAAGACATGCCTCTCAGCGGAGAAGTTGTGGTCTGGCCAACCACAATCAGATCCAAGTGCCCTGCAGTGGTCGTTTTCTCAGAGATTTTCAGACAGTAAGTCACAAGGGCTAGGGTACTCGCTCATGCTGTATGCTTGGAAGAATGAATAGAGGAAGCTGGAAGTTCTCCATTGATTGCTAACAGAAGACACAACCTCTAGTGAGTGATGAATTTATCGGTTATTATGTGATTGCATTACCACAAAAGAAATTGTTAGATACGGTCATTGTTCTTTCTTACCCTTTTTTGCTTCTGTTTCTCCTCATGAGTAGCTTGAGCAACCAAATAGATCAGAGTCAGTTTTGTTTCTACCGGTTGTATATCCTCCATACAGTGTTAATTTCAAGTTTCattcttaaatttttttgttacttcttagaATTCTATGTCAATATCATTGCTTTGCgaattttcacttttcatTAAAATCATTAGATTCTGTCTATAATGAGATATATAAAGCATGAGCTACTATGGTGCTTGAATGAAGGTTTCTATATATTGTTAACCTAATTGTATTAAAACTTTTCAGCATAGTACTGGTAAGTAGTTCATAGAGGTCTATGGATACTGTTTTAATTTGTAGATGTCAAGGTTAAAGCTACTGTGTAGCTTGGCTGACAAAGCTTTTATTGTCTGGGAGTGGTTCGAGGAGTTGAAATCTCACATTTACTATAGAAACTAGAAAAGTAACCAGTCTTTTTACTGGAAAGGTAGAGTTTAGGGTtcaaagttactgtttttTCTGTAAGGTGGAAAGGTATGTATGATTGAAGGACCGCCAAGGGATAGAATcggatatatatagtccccTGAACCCTTTATGTTTGGATTGAAAGTTTTAGATGAAATGTGGTAAGGGGTGTGTGTACCTATCTTTC contains:
- the LOC126798911 gene encoding uncharacterized protein LOC126798911, which codes for MRDFPSCFGENGVQVADSSSSSNHHQNTTRTAQNLVTCIYQCRLRNRSCLITVTWSRNLMGQGLSIGIDDSSNQCLCKVDIKPWLFSKRRGSKSLEAYSSKIDIYWDFSSAKFGSGPEPVDGYYVGIVVDRQMILLLGDMKKEAFKKTSASPASFNAGCIARREHIFGKKVFTTKARFCNDGQVHDFVIECDTVGITDPCLVVRVDSKTVMQVKRLRWKFRGNHTILVDGLAVEVFWDVHNWFFGTSPGNAVFMFKTCLSAEKLWSGQPQSDPSALQWSFSQRFSDSKSQGLGYSLMLYAWKNE